The following is a genomic window from Desulfovibrio porci.
TTGTCACTGTCGAGCAACTGCAAGAGCACATCTTCTTCCGGGAAGAGCATTTGGAGCAATTGCAACGGATCAGCAAGCGGTTTCCTTTTTCCATTCCGCCCTACTATCTGTCTCTGGTCGATCCTTCAGATCCTCATGATCCCATACGGAAGATGTGTGTTCCCAGCCCGGACGAGCTCGACCCGGGCGGACGCTTCGACACCAGCGGCGAAGCGTCCAATACCGTGGTGCCCGGCCTGCAGCACAAATACCCGCAAACCGCGCTGATTCTGACCACCAACGCCTGCGCCATGTATTGCCGTCACTGCTTCCGCAAACGTCTGGTAGGCCTGGAAGACAAGGAAACACGCCCGCAGCGCGACAAAATCATGGCGTATATCCGCGAGCATACCGAGATCAGCAATATTCTGCTCTCCGGCGGCGACGCCCTGCTCAACCCCACGTCCGTGCTCCGCGAATACCTGGAGGATCTC
Proteins encoded in this region:
- a CDS encoding KamA family radical SAM protein, which produces MSWQNMLKENIVTVEQLQEHIFFREEHLEQLQRISKRFPFSIPPYYLSLVDPSDPHDPIRKMCVPSPDELDPGGRFDTSGEASNTVVPGLQHKYPQTALILTTNACAMYCRHCFRKRLVGLEDKETRPQRDKIMAYIREHTEISNILLSGGDALLNPTSVLREYLEDLCSLGHLDAIRIGSRTPVVLPMRIYM